From a single Oreochromis niloticus isolate F11D_XX linkage group LG3, O_niloticus_UMD_NMBU, whole genome shotgun sequence genomic region:
- the LOC112846027 gene encoding uncharacterized protein LOC112846027 — MMKEPVEEPLIKAASSAEEELVRVRTAFVWRVSTEILKQLLEALVTDGVLNELEKDSILEGNPVRADKARCFIDTVRKKGDKASRIMIRHLQIKDQSLFSQLHLYSDPSAQQEALQNCQPRLKFALRKKFQCVFEGIAKAGNPTLLNQIYTELYITEGAVGSVSRFRRYLIVLSSLSVTPWFCSRPLGFLSSAFLVSGFCVWSVVLFL, encoded by the exons ATGATGAAAGAACCTGTAGAAGAACCACTAATCAAAGCAGCTTCATCAGCAG AGGAGGAGCTTGTCAGGGTGCGAACAGCCTTTGTTTGGAGGGTGTCAACAGAAATCCTTAAACAGCTCCTTGAGGCCCTGGTAACTGATGGTGTCTTAAATGAATTAGAGAAAGATTCGATACTGGAAGGGAACCCTGTCAGAGCAGATAAGGCCCGCTGCTTCATCGATACAGTAAGGAAGAAAGGGGACAAAGCCTCCAGGATAATGATCCGACATCTTCAGATCAAAGATCAATCTCTTTTCTCTCAACTGCATTTATACTCTGATCCATCTGCTCAGCAAG aggCTCTTCAAAATTGTCAGCCTAGACTTAAATTTGCTCTAaggaagaagttccagtgtgtgtttgagggcatcgctaaagcaggaaacccaacccttctgaatcagatctacacagagctctacatcacagagggag CTGTTGGCTCGGTGTCTCGGTTCAGGAGATATCTGATCGTGCTCTCGTCTTTGTCGGTGACGCCTTGGTTCTGCTCGCGCCCTCTCGGGTTTCTGTCCTCAGCTTTTCTAGTTTCTGGATTCTGTGTGTGGAGTGTCGTCCTCTTCCTGTAG